A stretch of DNA from Gimesia chilikensis:
GACATGCTCGCCGATTTCGTTCCCAAGGCCGTCACTCCCGATGACATCGAACAGGCTCAGAAAGAGGGACGGCACTGCCTGTACCTCACAGGCAACGGCGTTCCCCTCACACAGCAGTGGGAAACGACGACCGACGAAATGAAATACATGCGGATCTTCTTCCAGTTAGGCATCCGCATGATGCACATGACCTACAACCGCAGAAACATGCTCGGTGATGGCTGTGCCGAACCGGCCAACGCGGGACTCAGCGACTTCGGTCGCGAAGTTGTGCGGGAAATGAACCAGCTCGGCATCATCCCCGACGTCGCCCACTCCGGCTGGCAGACCAGCCTGGAGACAGCCCAGGTTTCCGAAAAACCAATGGTGGCCAGCCACTCCACCTGTGCCAGCCTGCATCACCACATCCGCAGCAAACCGGATAACGTGATCAAGGCCATCGTCGAAACCAACGGTCTGATCGGCATCTGCTGTATCCCCCGTTACCTGGGAGGCAGCGGCGATATCAGCCGACTGATCGACCACATTGATTACGTGGTGAAGAAATTCGGCATCGATCATGTCGCCATCGGCACTGATGTCGCTTACACATCTCGTAACAGTACCCTGGAAAACAAAAAGGTTCCCCGGGCACCCCGTTCGCGGACACCCTGGCGCAGCCTGTGGCCGCCCGACAGCTTCCGCACGACTTCTGAAATGAGTACCAGCGTCTCCTGGACCAACTGGCCTCTGTTTACCGTCGGTCTGGTCCAGCGGGGTTACTCCGATGAAGACATTCAGAAGATCATCGGCGGTAACATGCTGCGGGTCTGTCGCGAATCACTTTCCTGAAATGAACGACGCTCCTCTCTGAAACAAAGAAGACGCCATGCGCATTTTAATCACCGGCGCTGCCGGCTACGTGGGACGCTATTTCAGCCAGCACTGGCAGACGGATGACGAACTGGTCCTGGGTGACATCCACCCGAATCCGGACGACGCCCGCTGCATCCCACTGGACATCACCGATCCTGCGCAGACCCGGGCCGCCATGCAGGGAATCGACGCCGTCGTGCATCTGGCCAAACAGGCGGACGAAGGCCCCATGGAAGGGGATGAATTGAACAACCGGCGCTTTGATGTGAATCTCAAAGGGTCCTTCAACCTGCTTGAAGCGGCCCGCGATGCGGGTGTCAAACGCTTCATCTTTACCAGCACCATCATGACGGTACTCGGCTATCAGGCACCGGAGTGGGTTGCCTCGGATGCAGTGCCCCGGCCCGTCGGTTCGTATGCCCTGACGAAGCAACTGGGTGAAGTGATGTGCGCGCACTACGCACAGCAACACGGCATGTCCATCGTCTGTCTGCGGATTCCCAAGCCGATCGACCTGGATCATCCGCTCTGGAAAACACATCCGCTGCGGCCCCAATGGGTGCCGTTTCCGGATCTCCTGCAGGCATATCAGAAAGCGGTAACCGCTTCGATCGCAGGCTGTGAAGTCATCACCATTGTCGGTGAAAGCAAACAGCGCCGCTGGGATCTCAGCAAAGCCGAACAACTGCTCGGCTATCGACCGACGCTGATCCCGGAAGAGCTCGGTTACCAGATGGGCAGCGAAGACCAGCCGATTCCGGAAGAATCAAATTACGCGTGAGCAGGTTTACTGCTCAACG
This window harbors:
- a CDS encoding NAD-dependent epimerase/dehydratase family protein; this encodes MRILITGAAGYVGRYFSQHWQTDDELVLGDIHPNPDDARCIPLDITDPAQTRAAMQGIDAVVHLAKQADEGPMEGDELNNRRFDVNLKGSFNLLEAARDAGVKRFIFTSTIMTVLGYQAPEWVASDAVPRPVGSYALTKQLGEVMCAHYAQQHGMSIVCLRIPKPIDLDHPLWKTHPLRPQWVPFPDLLQAYQKAVTASIAGCEVITIVGESKQRRWDLSKAEQLLGYRPTLIPEELGYQMGSEDQPIPEESNYA
- a CDS encoding dipeptidase → MSNPINRRSFLGSSLAATGLSAAAASLSAAEQTAAKTGKTQQPIRNEKILHARQVALDILKPTQKELEHGLELHANSLVFDSYGFAPRAAIDGDKLAAAINDHASTAELQDLREDMSMTRCVTDPAEQREFKEAFDAAGVTCVFQNAGEEGQDPMRLIKRLARFTYTTDMLADFVPKAVTPDDIEQAQKEGRHCLYLTGNGVPLTQQWETTTDEMKYMRIFFQLGIRMMHMTYNRRNMLGDGCAEPANAGLSDFGREVVREMNQLGIIPDVAHSGWQTSLETAQVSEKPMVASHSTCASLHHHIRSKPDNVIKAIVETNGLIGICCIPRYLGGSGDISRLIDHIDYVVKKFGIDHVAIGTDVAYTSRNSTLENKKVPRAPRSRTPWRSLWPPDSFRTTSEMSTSVSWTNWPLFTVGLVQRGYSDEDIQKIIGGNMLRVCRESLS